From the genome of Mastacembelus armatus chromosome 21, fMasArm1.2, whole genome shotgun sequence:
TGCTCAATTTCTACCTCCAGGGTTCTCTCTTCATTGACCAGCCTGCAGTGAAAATCATAGAAAACATGTGACATTCTGTCTGTGCAGCTTCTTTCCTAAAGGTCCTTACACCTCTAATCCAAATGGATGATCCTGATTGGCTGTAATCAATGTTGTGTGTTCCCAGCTCTACTGACAAAGACGACGACAGGGGTTTTACCACAGGCTGTGACTTACTTTACATTGGGACACTCGTCACACACCATCTCCTGAGTCATCTGGAAGCGACCCGGTCCGAGCTGGGTCGTCCTCATCTCCTGCCTGCAGTTACACTTCCTCTTCCCAGGGGCCTCTTTGGCTACAGGCTTGTTACGAACAACCTGTggaacacaacaaacacaactgcTAGAGAAAAGTAAACTGGTACATCAGGAGAATTTTATTCAGACACACAGTTGTAACTACTTGCACTTTCTGTTACAGACTTCAAATGTGGATAATAAGCACATGTTGTTCCTTACCTCCACAAAATTCCCAGAATACACTTCTTCAAGCGTGACCTCCAGGTCGAGTACTATGTCGTTTCCTCTGGGTATGTTCCTGTCCTGTTGCTGTCGGTTTCCTCCAAACATGAACCCGAAGTCACCAAAGAAGCTACAGAATTGGAGGAATAAACCTCAGACATGTTCCCTCCAAACGTGTGAGGACATTTAGCTGCACGGTGAAGCAGCCAATGGGCCAGGTGAGATaatgaaaccaacctggagaAGATATCGTTGTGTGAGCTGTGGTGACCCTCTTTGAGCCCATCTTCTCCATACATGTCGTActgtttcctcttctcttcaTCTGACAGCACCTACAGAGAACCTACCCATCAGTCACAGAACAACAACCAggctctgttgtttttaaatcacGTTTCAAACCAGCAACATAAAATCCTTGACCTGTTCATCAGACGTCTGTAACAGATTTCCCAATAGGTTGTTGCtgatgtcaaataaaaaacattttctaagcAACATCACTGCTGGAGGAAATTCTTTTCAAGCCCTTGAAGTATTTGCAAAATTGCAGTTCACTACTGTTGTACTGCTGTAATTTTTGAATTTGAAAGTATTTCATGGTGGATTGTGAGAGCTGCTTTGTATATCTGTTCTGTCGTTGAAACCAGTGTCAGGTCACTGTCTTGACTAACGGCAGGACATTTGCATCCAGGATCTGTTGAGATTTAGTGGAATTTATCCTCCTCTCCATCTGTGCAGTGGTTCCTGTGCCACAACCCCAAAGAATAATGTTTCTCCCCCCTGATTAGGGGACTTACTACTGCTGCAccaactctcacacacactacaaTTACAGGTTATTATTACTCTGTTGTTTAGGTTGACGAAAAGCTGCTGGAGGTTTTAGAGTTTTTATTCAACCAAATGTGGAATTCGctcaaacatttacacacagctATAAAACGtctttgaatattttcatattattgtAGCTCTTTTTATTCAAGGAGTGTAAATATATCTCTAAACTGATAGTACTGGATAGTTGGGCTCAAAGTGTTGTCACGTTTAACACAATGTGAacttttgctgtggaaacaccTGCAGAGCTCCAACCTGAATCCACTGCTCCACGTCTCCTTTTACCAAACACCAGCTGGGCTGagcaacagccaatcagatgcaGCCACACGGTCTAGTCGACCAATCACAGAGGCCCCTTCCGTTTCCAACGACAACCAAATATCCAGGTACAGGTACCCGTCACAGTCGCATACCTCCATACAAAATCTACAACACGGTTTTGTGAGTGCAGCAAACACAACCATACTCGATCACTGGCTGCAGGCACCCACCTCATAAGCTGCACCCAAGTCTGCAAACTTGTCCTGAGCCTTTGGGTCGTCCTGGTTTCTGTCCGGATGTAACTGGAGAGCCAGCTTTCTGTAGGCCTTCTTGATGTCCCTGATGGATGCACTCTTGGTCACCCCCAAGATCTTATAGAAATCTCGCCTGGAGCAGAGGGACAGGCACAACTGCTGTTATTTATAATGGTTTATTTTTATGGCAGTGGACTACAAATGGAGCCTCTTCTTTAAGCccatatttgtttacatttgggGAAATTGCATAAGCCGAATTTGCTTGTGGTAGTTCCTGATTGTAATGAAAACCCGAATGAACATCCAGCTATCAGTGGATTATTTTGATACTGATCAAAACCTAAAAATGTGACGATTCTCAGGCAAGTTTGGGGGTGAGAGTGCAGCTAGCTGCAGCcacaaagaagaagaactgGTTTAGCTACACTTCTATGAAGGCTAGCTCCCAGCTAACTGAGCTGGCCAGTCCTACAACACATGGGACCACAGTCCCGAATCTAAAGACTTTGCTAGACCACACAAAACAGATTGGTTAGCCGATTAGCAGAGAGTGTCAGCCCGCTTCAGTCCAGTCCACGCTTGTAGACCA
Proteins encoded in this window:
- the dnajb11 gene encoding dnaJ homolog subfamily B member 11, with the translated sequence MANKGMNLCNVCCLLLWIITAVLAGRDFYKILGVTKSASIRDIKKAYRKLALQLHPDRNQDDPKAQDKFADLGAAYEVLSDEEKRKQYDMYGEDGLKEGHHSSHNDIFSSFFGDFGFMFGGNRQQQDRNIPRGNDIVLDLEVTLEEVYSGNFVEVVRNKPVAKEAPGKRKCNCRQEMRTTQLGPGRFQMTQEMVCDECPNVKLVNEERTLEVEIEQGVRDEMEYPFIGEGEPHIDGEPGDLRFRIKVLKHPVFERRGDDLYTNVTISLVEALVGFEIDIVHLDGHKVHVVRDKITKPGARMWKKGEGLPNFDNINIRGSLIITFDVEFPQTQLDEQQKEGIRSLLKQGSVQKVYNGLQGY